Genomic segment of Coffea arabica cultivar ET-39 chromosome 1e, Coffea Arabica ET-39 HiFi, whole genome shotgun sequence:
TAACAGTTCATTCTCCTCCCGAGTCTCCATATACTAGTGGAATAGTCCCAGGTTTGTTATAAATTTATTTGCTACTTATAATCTTCTTACGCATAGTAAGTCTATCTCTATGTTTGTGACGATGTTCAATGAAACATAAATCTGCAATTTGAGTTTCAGATTCTTCAGAACATGTTTGTATTGAGAATAGCAACATTAGTATGGGTTATGATGCAATTGCACTCAAGAGCGGTTGGGATGAGTATGGAATTGCCTATGGAAAGCCTACTACAAATGTTCATATCCGTGGGATCCGCTTGCAATCAGGCACAGGATCAGGTGTGGCTTTTGGAAGTGAGATGTCTGGAGGCATTTCAAACATACTAGTTGAGCATCTTGATATTCACAACTCGTTTGTTGGCATCGAGCTGAAGACCTCAATAGGGAGGGGTGGTTATATTAAATACATCCTGATATCAGATGTGATAATGGAAAATGTGCAGATAGGATTGAAAGCAACAGGGCAGTGTGATTCACATCCTGATGACAAATTTGATCCTCATGCCTTACCAACTATCAGTGCAATCACTTTTAAGGACATAAGAGGCACAAACATAACCGTGGCGGGAAGCTTCACTGGCATAAATGAATCTCCTTTCACTTCATTATGTCTCTCAAACATCTCTTTTTCTGTTACTTCTGATCCTTCTGCATCATGGATTTGCTCTAGCGTGTCAGGATCATCTGATAATGTCTCACCTGAACCCTGTCCAGACCTCCAGGAAATATTTCCTAATTCAACCACTTGCTTCTCCCAGCTATATTCAAATAGTCAAGTTGCAATTTCATGATATAAGTGTCAAAAACTACATTATCTCGTTCGATTCTGATTCTATGAGGGTGCAACTCCTCTGATTCTGGTGTATAATCTTCCAATAAGATGCGAGCTAGATACTTCGGTCTCATGCTTTGCTTGGTTAACATTGGTGTTCCAGTGAGCAAACTCTCCCAAGCGGTGTTACCTGTCAAATCTGTCTCCTCTTGTACAGcatcaatttcttcattcactTTGTAAGAAAAAGTTTTGGTAGTGCAGTACGGTTCAGATACATTGTGGTCTAGtgttatttcattttcattttgtcattatTTTACATTGTAAAGTTCTGCACCGGAGACTAGTTCAAGATTGGTTTTGTCCAGATGGATAAAAAAGGGGCATTATAGAGTGGAGTGAttgttttttccaaataaagttTCTTGTTATATCTGATTGAATTACAGGCCAACATGACAACCGAATAGAGTTATGGCAACTTGCTAAATAGTTCTTGAAGTCTACTAACATTTTAATCTTTAAAACTATAACCTTCCACTATTGTTTGTGCATTTTGGTGTCCCGTTTTTAGTGCAAGTCCGAAAGGGCTAAGACAGAGACACCCTGTCTGCAATCTTCATGCGTGCCTGGGCCAGCTGGAAGTTTCTTCCCGACAAATTTCAAGCGCTTCATGGCTTGGTGTCTGCGCCCACTGGAAGTTTCTCATTTGCAGTGTCTTGGCTGCGAGCAATGGAAGTTTCTCATTTGCAATATTTTGTTTGTTATGGTGCACATCGTCCGAGTGTAGGGTACATTCCTCTATCGTATCCCCTCCTCACGTCTATGATGTGTAGCTCAAGGAAATTGGTTAATCAAAAGAGATTAAGCCTTGAGAATTCCAAAACGAGGCAGCCAAATGCTTCTGCAGCCTTCTAACAAAACCCGTGATAATTATTCAAACCGTGACATAATTTCAACCCTTCAAACACGCCATTTCCCCCAATAGATGCACAAAATGAACGAACCTCATCTCTGCAGCGAGATTATCATTGGAAAACATTATTATTGTCATCACACAATTCACACCCGACGGGATCAATTAGTTGACAAATCTAAGGTAACATTCCTGAATCCGGATGCTCGTAAGGCTTGCTTTTTGTTGAGcaccggaaaaaaaaaaagaaaaagaaaaagacaacgGTTTTTCTCATCGCACTGTTTTAGTGGTCTTTTTTATCACACTCTTAATTAATCCCAGGTGGAGACCCTGATCAGGTATGCAGCAACTGCATTTAGATCCACGTTGCACCATCTCATGCAGACACACAATGGTTCATAAATCTCGCGTCTTTGCTAATTCCCTGTGGCGAAAGCAAAAAAGTGcaccaaggaaaaaaaatggttgtTTCTCTCTGATTCACACAGAAACGGAAACACAGATAACAAGAAAAAACGGGAGGATCATAACATTTATCACAATGTTGCAGCTGATTGAGATAAAAGCTGAACCCAGGCAAATTCTTCCTTGTAAACAACTCTATTCTCACACGAGGCTTCGCACGTATACACCACAATAGTTGCCCAATCAAGAGAATCTGCATGATTTTCAATTCCAAAGTAATATAGTAGTTGCGGCAATACCTGTAACCAAGGGAAAAAAGATAAGATCATAGTTTAAAGCCAGGAATTTTCAGGTATGGCATTATTGGACAGGTAAAACGTCTACATATGCAACAGGCACCAAAATTAATGGGCCAGTGATCGAGCAGCTATAGAGCTTTCTGCTGAGGAAAAGCATATGCATAGCTGAAATAAAGCACTGCACCTGGAATTCACAAGCTCGAGGCCCACCACAATAGTTGCACCTTGGAATATCCATTTTTGATGGCCGGCCACTTGATATGGGCCATAGTGGTTTGGTTTTTGCCAGTCTATAGTACCTGTTTCACAACAAAATCTGAACTTCAGATGCAATGACACCCCTCTTGGAAGTGAGAAAATTTGATAGAGCAAGATAtgggaaatttttcttattatcaaaaaaagaaataagagatggaaaattttcctaaatttttttgCCACCCCACTTGAGCCATATGATTGACCTATAAATGTTTTTGTTCCACTTCCCAT
This window contains:
- the LOC113718359 gene encoding probable polygalacturonase isoform X1, whose amino-acid sequence is MGEEKRLVKRLAVLLLLLAFCDATKHIGTQYDGECQFIRPLKPRPHSVSVLEFGAVGDGKTSNTVAFQNAIFYLKSFADKGGAQLYVPRGRWLTGCINLTSHLTLFLEREAVILGSQDYTHWDIVDPLPSYGRAIEVSGGRYRSLISGNNLTDVVITGNNGTIDGQGSIWWEKFNSHLLNYSRPHLVEFVGSNDVVISNLTFLNAPAWNIRPAYCSNVLVQNITVHSPPESPYTSGIVPDSSEHVCIENSNISMGYDAIALKSGWDEYGIAYGKPTTNVHIRGIRLQSGTGSGVAFGSEMSGGISNILVEHLDIHNSFVGIELKTSIGRGGYIKYILISDVIMENVQIGLKATGQCDSHPDDKFDPHALPTISAITFKDIRGTNITVAGSFTGINESPFTSLCLSNISFSVTSDPSASWICSSVSGSSDNVSPEPCPDLQEIFPNSTTCFSQLYSNSQVAIS
- the LOC113718359 gene encoding probable polygalacturonase isoform X2 — its product is MGEEKRLVKRLVILLLLLAFCDATKHIGTQYDGECQFIRPLKPRPHSVSVLEFGAVGDGKTSNTVAFQNAIFYLKSFADKGGAQLYVPRGRWLTGCINLTSHLTLFLEREAVILGSQDYTHWDIVDPLPSYGRAIEVSGGRYRSLISGNNLTDVVITGNNGTIDGQGSIWWEKFNSHLLNYSRPHLVEFVGSNDVVISNLTFLNAPAWNIRPAYCSNVLVQNITVHSPPESPYTSGIVPDSSEHVCIENSNISMGYDAIALKSGWDEYGIAYGKPTTNVHIRGIRLQSGTGSGVAFGSEMSGGISNILVEHLDIHNSFVGIELKTSIGRGGYIKYILISDVIMENVQIGLKATGQCDSHPDDKFDPHALPTISAITFKDIRGTNITVAGSFTGINESPFTSLCLSNISFSVTSDPSASWICSSVSGSSDNVSPEPCPDLQEIFPNSTTCFSQLYSNSQVAIS
- the LOC113718359 gene encoding probable polygalacturonase isoform X3, encoding MATIYLLAVLLLLLAFCDATKHIGTQYDGECQFIRPLKPRPHSVSVLEFGAVGDGKTSNTVAFQNAIFYLKSFADKGGAQLYVPRGRWLTGCINLTSHLTLFLEREAVILGSQDYTHWDIVDPLPSYGRAIEVSGGRYRSLISGNNLTDVVITGNNGTIDGQGSIWWEKFNSHLLNYSRPHLVEFVGSNDVVISNLTFLNAPAWNIRPAYCSNVLVQNITVHSPPESPYTSGIVPDSSEHVCIENSNISMGYDAIALKSGWDEYGIAYGKPTTNVHIRGIRLQSGTGSGVAFGSEMSGGISNILVEHLDIHNSFVGIELKTSIGRGGYIKYILISDVIMENVQIGLKATGQCDSHPDDKFDPHALPTISAITFKDIRGTNITVAGSFTGINESPFTSLCLSNISFSVTSDPSASWICSSVSGSSDNVSPEPCPDLQEIFPNSTTCFSQLYSNSQVAIS